The DNA region AGAACCGAACGGGAAAGCACGCTGGGGCAAGCCATATTCGAGCTTGGAAATGGTCAGTGGGACATTCCTGAGCTGCGCCGGCTCCTGTCCGATGTGGTGCCGAACGCTACGGCCGTTCTAGGGTACCAGGTTCAGCATACCTTCCCCCATCTGGGCGAACGCACCATGAGGGTGACAGCCCGTCAGCTTGCCCATCCTGATGAGAACAGCACCAGCATGCTGGTTGTCTTCGAGGATGTAACCACACGGATGAAGGCGGATGCTGCCAAGGACGTGTTGATCGCGGAAACGCGGCATCGCATGAAAAACCTCTCTGGCATTCTACGCGCCGTCGCTCGGCAGACAGAGGCGAAAGGCCGGACCGGTGAAGAATACCGGGACGCGTTCATGGGCCGACTGGATGCAATCCTCAGTGCACAGGAGTTCATATCGTCCCGTGGCGCCGAGTTTGACCTGGCCTCGCTCATTGAAAAGACCTTGCGTCCAATTGCGGGGGCTGGTGCGGTAGTTGAGCCGTGTCGTGAGGTGGTTCTTTCTGAGTATCAGGTCCTGCCGGTCTCCATGATCTTCCATGAGCTGGCAACGAACGCCGTGAAGTACGGGGCTCTCTCAGCAGAGTGCGGAAGTGTTCACATTCGTTGGGATACGGAACAGCGTGACGGTCAGACCTTTCTTGTTCTGGACTGGCAAGAAGAAGGAGGACCGGCAGTGACCGCACCGAACCAGCGCGGCTTCGGCACAGAACTGATCGACTACAGCGCTCGCGCGGAAGGCGGTGAGGCCCTGTTTGAATTCGCCGATGGCGGCCTGCAGGTGCAGCTATCGCTTGTAGTCCAGCAGTAGACCGCTCTTGGAACAGACCTCGTCCGCTGAAGCGCTTGAGATTCTCGTGGTTGAAGACGAGTATCTCATTGCAATGGATTTGCGGGATTTCCTGGAAGCTGGCGGCTATTTGGTGGTCGGTCCTGTGTCGACCGTTGCGGCCGCGCTAGCGGAGCTTGATCGGCGAAAGCCTTGTGCCTGCGTACTCGACGTTAATCTTCGAGGTCAGCACAGCGTTCCGGTGGCGCATAAGCTCATTGAGCAGAAGGTGCCCTTTGTGCTGTCGAGCGCCTATGAGCAGGAAACGCTAGATCAACATGCGGTTTTTAGAGGTGTCACGAACATCGGAAAACCAGCAACGGAACATCGCCTGCTTTCGGCACTGGCAACCCTCGTGCACAGGTGACCCCCTTCTCTGCGCCCAGTCGGCAGCGAGCAGCGGTTCATCTTCGCTGCGGCAGCAGGGCGGCGACAGCCAACTTTCCGACGAGCGGTTCTTCCGACGAATAGTGCTCGATAGGCCCCGGAGATTTCTGAACTGATCGTTGCGGACGTCCGGTTTCAAGAGGCGCCCTTCATGGCGTGGACGACCAAAATGGGGTCGGCTGCAGCCGCTCATGCGCAGTCGTTTGCGACCTTCAGGAAGCTCACGCTGTACGCACTGGATAACCTGCAGCTTTCCATTCAGGAAAGCCTTCGGCCATGCGCCGGACCTGGTATCCTTTCGCTCGGAGGGCAGCAATCGCCTGGTGCGAGAGGACGCAGTATGGTCCTCGACAGTAGGCCACGACTTCGCGGGACGGCGGAAGCTCCGATAGCCTGCTTTCCAGGTCACCGGTTTCGATATTCATGGCGCCGGGTAGATGGCCGGCGGCGAACTCGTCGGCTGGACGGACGTCGAGCACCGTCACGCTATCGCTCTGCATGCGGTCCAGCAGTTCGGCCGTGCTGACCGGAACTAGTTCGTCCGGATCGGTGAAATAGGTGTCGACGATTTCCTGAACCGCGGCAACGTTGCGGGCAGCCAACTTGCGCAATGCAACTACCGTCTCGACGATCGGCCCGTCCTGCAGTCGGTAGATGATGTTCTTGCCGTCACGCCGTCCGATGACCAGACCGCCCTTACGGAGCTGCTGCAGATGCTGGGAGACGTTGGCGAAGGGAAGTCCCGTCAGTTGCACCAGCCTCTCCACCGGCTGTTCCCCTTGCGCCAGCAGTTCGATCAACTCGAGCCGATGTTCGCTGGCAAGAAGACGGGCCAGAGCTGCAAAGTGGCTGTAGAGAACACGCTTGGGGTTGTCGCTTGACATTCCAGTTCCGCTTCATTCAATTGATGCATTGAACATAGGAGAAATTGGTGAGATCCGCAATGCGTCCGATGCACCGCCAGGTTGCCCTGCTTGCCACAGCGCAGGCCCTGTTCCAGATCGTCTCGGTGCTGGTGATGACCATCGGCGGCCTTGCCGGCAGCATCCTCGCTCCATCTCCAGAATGGGCCACTGCACCTATCGCTGCCATGTTCCTGGGAACTGCGGTGTCGACCGTCCCTGCCTCCATTTGGATGACACGGGTAGGCCGCAAGATCGGGTTCGTCATGGGTGCCAGCCTTGGCACTTTGGGCGGCCTCTCGGCAGCGGCGGGCATGCTCACATCGTCGCTGACCCTCTTGTGCCTCGGCACCTTCCTCGCAGGCACTTATCAGGGTTTTGCGCAGTTCTATCGGTTCGCAGCCTCGGAAGTGGCCGAAGGGGACTTCAAGCCACAGGCCATCTCGCTCGTGCTCGCCGGTGGTGTTGTGGCAGCGTTGCTCGGCCCTCTACTGGCGCGCTTCGGCGGCGATCTCGTCGGGCCCGCATACACCGGATCGTTCCTCATCCTGTCGGTGGCATCCCTGTTTGCCATCGTCGTCCTGCTCGGCGTCAATGTGCCCCAGTCGGTGGATACGCCGGAAGATAAGGCAGCGGTCCGCCCACTGGCCG from Devosia sp. RR2S18 includes:
- a CDS encoding sensor histidine kinase, which codes for MTLEELYRLLRSSHVQAQGIVDTLQEPLLVLDRALAVTNANPAFYRTFRTERESTLGQAIFELGNGQWDIPELRRLLSDVVPNATAVLGYQVQHTFPHLGERTMRVTARQLAHPDENSTSMLVVFEDVTTRMKADAAKDVLIAETRHRMKNLSGILRAVARQTEAKGRTGEEYRDAFMGRLDAILSAQEFISSRGAEFDLASLIEKTLRPIAGAGAVVEPCREVVLSEYQVLPVSMIFHELATNAVKYGALSAECGSVHIRWDTEQRDGQTFLVLDWQEEGGPAVTAPNQRGFGTELIDYSARAEGGEALFEFADGGLQVQLSLVVQQ
- a CDS encoding response regulator, whose translation is MEQTSSAEALEILVVEDEYLIAMDLRDFLEAGGYLVVGPVSTVAAALAELDRRKPCACVLDVNLRGQHSVPVAHKLIEQKVPFVLSSAYEQETLDQHAVFRGVTNIGKPATEHRLLSALATLVHR
- a CDS encoding ArsR/SmtB family transcription factor, with product MSSDNPKRVLYSHFAALARLLASEHRLELIELLAQGEQPVERLVQLTGLPFANVSQHLQQLRKGGLVIGRRDGKNIIYRLQDGPIVETVVALRKLAARNVAAVQEIVDTYFTDPDELVPVSTAELLDRMQSDSVTVLDVRPADEFAAGHLPGAMNIETGDLESRLSELPPSREVVAYCRGPYCVLSHQAIAALRAKGYQVRRMAEGFPEWKAAGYPVRTA
- a CDS encoding MFS transporter; its protein translation is MRSAMRPMHRQVALLATAQALFQIVSVLVMTIGGLAGSILAPSPEWATAPIAAMFLGTAVSTVPASIWMTRVGRKIGFVMGASLGTLGGLSAAAGMLTSSLTLLCLGTFLAGTYQGFAQFYRFAASEVAEGDFKPQAISLVLAGGVVAALLGPLLARFGGDLVGPAYTGSFLILSVASLFAIVVLLGVNVPQSVDTPEDKAAVRPLADIIRQPTYLVALFGAVTGYGIMILAMTATPLAMVHHHHGLDAAATVIQLHVLGMFLPSFFTGSLIARFGVLQMMFTGISLLTGHVLITLSGTGVYSFTAALILLGVGWNFLYIGGTNLLTRSYSVAEKGKAQATNDLTIFIVGLLASLSAGVLQNTVGWQALNLMLLPWLAFAAAAILWLGITSKKAVAA